From the Hordeum vulgare subsp. vulgare chromosome 1H, MorexV3_pseudomolecules_assembly, whole genome shotgun sequence genome, the window ATGAGGCAAAGCTTTTACCTTCGTTTCAATATTATTGTACTCATCGATACATGAAGGACATCCAACCAAACGCCAGAACCAGGACATCTGCCCTTCCCTTTCTATTCCCAAGTTCTTCCTTTTATTACTGCTATCTATTTTGTCTTTCAATCATTGTCCCATTACTTATACTAAAATTCATTCCAATATATTATGCATATGTATCAAAATATGCATGATCACAAAAGGATTAATGGCCTAAAAAAATTATATAGtaataaaatactccctccgttccaaaataaataACTCAATTTTTTTTTGCGGGCAATAAATAACTCAACTCAACTTTGTAATGCCCTTAatataaaattaatataaaattgtGTCATTTATTTTGAAAACGAAAAGAGCATTATGTTTTCATCGACTCATAATGTAAACATGAAGGAGATACATAAAGTGATATAAACTTATCTAAGAAAAACTTGCTCTGATCACTAAAGCCACGACACTTTCTTTGGATCAAGAGGGAGTATTTTTTTTCCTGCAGGGTACAAAAAAATTAGAAAAGCTTGACATCGCAATGTTTTGATTACGGCACAGTCACTGAGCAAGTGTATATGGACGAGTTCGTCTGTATACAAACTGTGTTACTGATGATTAGTTTTTCATGCTGTGAGAATTAAGAATTTTGTTTATGTGTTACTGGAGAACAGTTTATGATGTTGTTAAATTCCAGTGATTATATTGTTCACAACTTAACATGTTGCAAAAAATATTCAGTTCTTCTGAGGCTGTCAAATTATAGTGATCATATTGTTCACAAACTGAacatgttacaaaaaatttcaaaaaggaTGTCACAACTGATGATTTAGCCTTCTACTCTGTACTTAACACTATATTATGTATCCAGTGCGGTCGACTGTCCCACCGAGCCAGGggcttttctgaaaaaaaaagacAATGAGCATGCCTCTGCAGTGGCTGACAAGGGGCCCCACGCCACGTTGTCAAGCCCATTCAGCAGCGAATCCGTAGACAAACGTGTTTGGCACCGTATTTGAACCAAAATACCAAGTTTTAGCACTCATTACGTGTATTTTACAAGTTGAGGCATCAAACTGAACATCCAGGGCAAGTTTAGGCACCACCAGTGATATTACCTAGAAAAGAATTAGAAAAGATTGACATCACAatgttttgattctggtgcagtcACTGAACGAGTGTATATGGACGACTTTGTCTGTACTGTGTTAAAAAAAAAACGATTCACACGCACGCAGAAAATTGGAAAGATGTCTTACCCGGTCCATGGAATCACACCAATCCGATACGAGAGAGGCGACGCGACGGCTTCTTTTTCGAGGGTGTTTCCTCTCCTCGACAGCAGCGGAGAACCGGCGCCCGTCACCTATACATTACATACCAGCAGCCAGTACTAGTCACACGTGCCGGACGAAAACGGCTCGCTGACGTCCTGGGCCCACCCGCCGGCGCCGGGTCGACGCATCCGTCTCGCCTCACCAACCCACAGCGCCAGCGCCAGCGCCAGCTCCGTCCTTATTAATACGGCCACATCGCCGCCTGTCCCACCCACTCcaacaccgccgccgccgccgtcgacccCTTCCTCCCTCGCAACAAACCCATGGCGTTCGCGCTCAAGGCCTGCGCATCCCCGGCCCTCGCGGCGTCCTCGGCGGCGGCAGCGTCGTCCCCCTCGTTCTCGCCCGCCTCCGCGGCGCCGAGGGGCCGCGCCGCCAGGAGGGTCTCGCTCCGCGGTGCCGCGCCCCGCGTGCCCGCCATCAGGGCGtccgccgcccccgccgccgcccccgccgtGGCCGGGGACAAGCGCTCCATCTCCGGCACCTTCACCAACCTCAAGGCGCAGGGCAAGGTAAGACAATTCCTTCTCTTAGTGGCCCATTTTTTACTTGTACTTATCCATGTGTTCCTTCTTGCTACTAAAAAGATTATTAACATTTTAGTACTAATTTAATCCCCTCCCTCAGATGTGATCTTCATATGTTACCTGCTATCCATACGAATTGATAGGTTTCCACATCACCGTCTACATTCATGCCCTGTTTCCACCACCACCATAACTGACCATAACTGTATATAATACAGTTGCCATCATTTTTGTCTTCTGAATTTCTGATGATGGTGTTTGCGGCGTCCAGATCGCCTTCATCCCGTtcatcgtcgccggcgaccccgaCCTGGCGACCACGGCCAAGGCGCTCAAGGTTCTCGACGCGTGTGGTTCCGATGTGATCGAATTGGGCGTGCCCTACTCCGATCCGTTGGCCGATGGCCCTGTTATTCAGGTACGCCACAATGTTAATATATACATGTCCTCTAGTATTGTATTCTGTCTGCAGTGTTCATGTTCTTCAGCTTATGCGTTTTAACATTAATGTTTTGATTGCATCGTTTCAGGCTTCCGCCACGCGCGCGCTGACAAAGGGCACCACGTTTGAGGATGTCATCTCCATGGTGAAAGAGGTGGTGCCCGACCTGTCCTGCCCTCTGGCGCTTTTCACGTATTACAACCCGATTCTGAAGCGCGGTGTCGCCAACTTCATGTCTGTTGTGAAAGACGCCGGTGTACATGGTAATGCCCTTGTAGGTTTTCGTAGGTTCGGTCATGTTCTTCTACATTGAAATGCCATTCAACTCATACTTATGGGCACATTGTTGACTATCTGAATTCTGAATTATGGCATCGCTTCTCCTGTATTTTAGTTTTACTAGTGCATAAGGTTTCAGGTAGACGATTGAGGATTAAAAAGTTACCTGGCAACATAGACACGCACAACAATAACATGACATACAGTGATATTAGCAATGTCACACTTTCTTGCTGTTGTAAACTTCTGTTCTCATTGTAACAATCAACTTACATATGCATTACCATGCTGCAGGTCTTGTGGTACCTGATGTTCCTCTGGAAGAGACGGATATTTTGAGAAGCGAGGCTGCCAAGAACAACCTTGAGCTGGTAGGCTCTCTTTGGCATTATAACTGtttcttttttccattttttgtgTCTAAACCAATTAGGGTTGAATGTTCTCATTACCTCCCCATATTTGAAGAAAGGTCCCGGTTGATATTTCTTATTTAAGCACTGATGCAAAATGATTTGTTATGCTTATTACTTATTAGCTCATTGCTTGGCTGTAATTTTAAACCTCATAATACTCAGCATCTGGTGCTGATTAACCTGGAATACTGAAGATGCCTCTTTTGTTTATGCAGCTGTTTACATCAGTTTTGTTATGTCTTAATATTTCATTTGCATGAATGCCTGCAGGTGTTACTAACAACACCAACTACACCAACAGAAAGAATGGAGAGAATTACAAAGGCTTCAGAAGGATTTGTTTATCTTGTAAGTGTCCAGAACTCCAAATTATTGGTGTTCCCTTAAACTCTGTTCTGATATAACACAT encodes:
- the LOC123452336 gene encoding tryptophan synthase alpha chain-like; the encoded protein is MAFALKACASPALAASSAAAASSPSFSPASAAPRGRAARRVSLRGAAPRVPAIRASAAPAAAPAVAGDKRSISGTFTNLKAQGKIAFIPFIVAGDPDLATTAKALKVLDACGSDVIELGVPYSDPLADGPVIQASATRALTKGTTFEDVISMVKEVVPDLSCPLALFTYYNPILKRGVANFMSVVKDAGVHGLVVPDVPLEETDILRSEAAKNNLELVLLTTPTTPTERMERITKASEGFVYLVSTTGVTGTRANVSFKVEALLKEIKQATDKAVAVGFGVSTPEQVKQIAGWGADGVIVGSAMVRQLGESGSPEEGLKKLEELAKSLKAAFP